The following coding sequences are from one Pelmatolapia mariae isolate MD_Pm_ZW unplaced genomic scaffold, Pm_UMD_F_2 NODE_ptg000485l+_length_16326_cov_1, whole genome shotgun sequence window:
- the LOC134623239 gene encoding putative C-type lectin domain family 20 member A, with protein sequence MSWDEARAYCREKYTDLAKVFDLTDMRRLQDSAQNQTEAWIGLYSEPGGDNRRWHWSLPGEEYTENKSCWEDEEPNDYDGTPENCVRTRDKWVDVPCTNMHQFICYDETMKDNKMFHLNEMSVTWTQAQNYCRQHHTDLASGLDQIYSEEFKKLQKSKDPTMNLWIGLFRDSWRWSDGSNFSFRYWDMDSFNDGLNNRTCATTLLERSGRWSSAGCDQRKPFFCYDDNLILIRENKTWEEALNYCRQKHNDLVSISNPEEQRWVQERAKNASTPFMWLGLRYSCFLDLWFWVGDKLVCYERWASRGKTEDCDMSAAMTTGGQHEWVSQRKNETFNFICIKH encoded by the exons ATGAGCTGGGATGAAGCACGGGCATACTGCAGAGAGAAATACACAGACCTGGCCAAAGTGTTTGACCTGACAGACATGAGAAGACTTCAAGACTCTGCACAGAATCAAACAGAAGCCTGGATTGGACTGTACAGCGAGCCAGGAGGAGACAACAGGAGGTGGCACTGGTCTCTGCCGGGGGAGGAATACACTGAAAATAAGAGCTGTTGGGAAGATGAAGAGCCAAATGATTATGATGGCACCCCTGAGAACTGTGTGAGGACAAGAGATAAGTGGGTAGATGTTCCATGTACTAACATGCATCAGTTCATCTGCTATGATG AAACGATGAAAGacaacaaaatgtttcatttgaatGAGATGTCTGTGACCTGGACTCAGGCTCAGAACTACTGCAGACAGCATCACACCGACCTGGCCAGTGGACTCGATCAGATATACAGTGAAGAGTTTAAGAAGCTGCAGAAGtctaaagaccctacaatgaaCTTGTGGATCGGCCTGTTCAGAGACAGCTGGAGGTGGTCAGATGGGAGTAACTTCTCCTTCAGATACTGGGACATGGACTCATTCAATGATGGACTAAACAACAGGACATGTGCTACGACTCTGTTAGAGAGATCAGGAAGATGGAGCTCTGCTGGATGTGACCAAAGAAAGCCTTTCTTCTGCTATGATG ATAATCTGATTCTGATCAGGGAAAACAAAACCTGGGAGGAAGCCTTGAATTactgcagacagaaacacaaTGACCTGGTTTCAATCAGCAACCCTGAGGAGCAGCGATGGGTCCAGGAAAGAGCCAAAAATGCTTCGACTCCTTTCATGTGGCTGGGACTGCGCTACTCCTGCTTTCTGGATTTGTGGTTCTGGGTCGGTGACAAGCTAGTGTGCTATGAGAGGTGGGCTTCAAGGGGAAAGACTGAAGACTGTGACATGTCTGCAGCCATGACCACAGGAGGGCAGCACGAGTGGGTCAGTCAGAGGAAAAATgagacatttaattttatttgtataaaacACTGA